GTCAACGACCCACAAGTGATTGATGACTTCGGCGATGTTTACGGTATTTTGCTTGCGGTGACTGGTGAAGGTTATAGCTATAAAGAGTTGCTTGATTACGTTGATTACTTGCGCCGTGAACTTGAATTGGTCGATGGTGTAAGCAAAGTGTCAGTGACCGGTGAGCAGCAAGAGCAAGTGTTTATTGAAATCTCAATGAAGCGATTAAGCAGCTTAGGCTTGGCGCCGACAACGGTATTCAATTTACTCTCGACTCAAAACGTGGTCTCTACCGCCGGAGCGGTGCGTATTGGTAGCGAATATATCCGCATACATCCAACGGGCGAGTTTGAAAACGTCGACCAGCTTGGTGATTTGATTATCACTGAAAGTGGCGCGCAAGGTCTTATTTACTTACGAGATGTGGCTGAGATTAAGCGTGGCTATATTGATGTGCCAACGAACGTGATCACCTTTAATGGGCGTGTTGCGCTCAATGTTGGGGTGTCATTTGCTCAAGGGGTTAACGTGGTAAAAGTTGGCGAGCGCTTTGACCGTCGCTTGGCGGAGCTTAAGTACCAGCAACCCGTCGGTGTCGCAATCTCTGAGATATATAGCCAGCCGAAAGAGGTAGATAAGTCAGTACGAGGCTTTGTTGTCAGCCTTGGTCAAGCGGTGGCGATTGTTATTATCGTCTTGCTGTTCTTTATGGGGTTGAGATCTGGGCTGCTGATCGGTTTGATCTTGCTGCTGACCGTTTTAGGTACCTTTATTTTTATGAAGTACTACCAGATCGACCTACAAAGAATCTCGTTAGGCGCATTGGTAATCGCGTTAGGGATGCTGGTGGATAATGCGATTGTGGTGGTTGAAGGGATACTGATCGGGACCCAGAAAGGGAGAACAAGGCTACAAGCCGCAACAGATATTGTTACTCAAACCAAGTGGCCGCTCTTGGGGGCGACGGTGATCGCGGTTACCGCATTTGCGCCGATTGGCTTGTCAGAAGATTCGACGGGTGAGTACTGTGGTACCTTGTTCACCGTGCTATTGATCTCACTGATGCTAAGTTGGTTTACTGCCATTTCTCTTACGCCCTTCTTTGCTGATCTATTTTTTAAAGGGCAGAAAGCGCCTCAAGGTGGTGAAGACAGTGACCCTTACAACGGAATGATCTTTGTTGTTTACAAAGGATTTTTGCAGTTCTGTATGAAACGCGCGTGGATGACGATGATTGTGCTGGTGGTAGGCTTAGCAGCCAGTATCTACGGATTTACTCACGTTAAGCAATCATTTTTCCCGTCGTCGACGACCCCTATTTTCCAAGCTGATATTTGGTTACCTGAAGGTACGGATATTCGCGCAACTAATACCAAGTTAACCGCGTTAGAAAGCTGGATTTCAGATCAGCAAGGTGTTGAGCATGTGACAACGACAGCGGGCAAAGGCTTACAGCGCTTTATGTTGACGTACGCTCCGGAAAAAAGCTATGCAGCTTATGGGGAGATCACCACTCGGGTAGAGAATTATGAAATGCTGGCCGATTTAATGACCCGTTTTCGTCAACATTTGGAGCAAAACTTCCCGGAAATTAACTACAAACTGAAGCAAATAGAGTTAGGACCTGGCGGTGGGGCGAAAATTGAGGCGCGTGTCATCGGTTCAGACCCAACGGTATTGCGTTCAATCGCGGCGCAAGTGGAAGCGATTATGCATGCCGACCCAGGGGCAACCAATATACGTCATGATTGGCGACAGCGTACCAAAGTGCTTGAGCCGCAGTTCAATGAGAGCCAAGCCAGACGTTATGGGATCACTAAGTCTGATGTGGATGACTTTTTAGCCATGTCCTTCTCAGGTAAAGGCGTCGGGGTATATCGAGATGGCACGACACTTATGCCGATAGTCGCGCGCTTGCCCGAAGATGAACGGGTCGATATTCGCAATATCGAGGGGATGAAGATTTGGAGCCCAGCGTTAAGTGAATACATCCCGCTACAACAAGTGACATTAGGGTATGAAATGTTGTGGGAAGATCCAATTATTGTCAGAAAAGACCGCAAGCGTATGCTGACAGTGATGGCTGACCCAGATATCTTGGGTGAAGAAACCGCGGCAACATTGCAAAAACGTATCCAAAAGCAAGTGGAAGCGATTGAACTGCCACCCGGTTACAGCTTTGAGTGGGGTGGGGAGTATGAATCATCAGGAGACGCACAAGCCTCGCTGTTCACCACCATGCCTTTAGGCTATCTGTTTATGTTCTTGATCACTGTGTTCTTGTTTAACTCGGTCAAAGAGCCGCTGATTGTGTGGTGTACAGTGCCGTTGGCAATTATTGGCGTCACCACGGGGTTGTTAGCACTAAATACGCCATTTGGTTTTATGGCACTGCTTGGTTTTCTCAGCTTATCAGGGATGGTGTTGAAAAATGGTATTGTATTGCTTGATCAGATCAACATTGAAATTGGTGCGGGTAAAGAACCCTATACCGCCGTTGTTGAAGCGGCGTTAAGTCGCGTTCGTCCTGTTTGTATGGCTGCCATTACGACAATCCTTGGTATGGTGCCGCTGCTGCCCGATATCTTTTTTAAACCAATGGCGGTAACGATTATGTTTGGTCTTGGCTTTGCTACGGTGCTCACATTGATAGTGGTGCCAGTGTTGTATCGTCTCTTCCATCGCGTAGCGATTCCAAGCTAAGCTAGGTGAAAATGTGAATGAGAGACAATGATGGAAGTGACAAAATGTGCATGGGCGCTTAAACACCCTTTGGAGTTGGCGTACCACGATACAGAGTGGGGCGTTCCCGTGTACGACGACAGAACGTTGTTTGAGTTTATTACTCTTGAAGGGGCGCAGGCTGGATTAAGTTGGATCACTATTCTCAAGAAGCGAGAAGGGTATCAACAAGCCTTTGAAGACTATGATCTCAAAAAGCTTGCGGTTCAAACTGAAGCGAGGGTTGAGGAGATCATTGCCCAGTTTGATGTGGTTAAGCATCGCGGAAAAATTGCCTCGGTGTTCAGCAATGCCCAAGCGGCGCTTGAGCTTATTGATGAGTATGGCAGCTTGTCTAACGCCCTTTGGCAGTTTGTTGACCATAAGCCGATCGTCAATCATTGGGATGAAATGTCTGATGTGCCCGTGTCGAGTGCTGAGTCAAAAGCGATGAGTAAGTTTCTCAAAAAACGCGGGTTTAAGTTTGTTGGAGAAACGATCTGTTATGCATTTATGCAGGCAACGGGCATGGTAGATGATCATTTAACCCATTGCCCAATCAAGGGGCAACATTCATCGTCTTAGTGTTGTCGTGCAAAGTAAAACAGCCCGTTTGCCGACGGGCTGTTTGTTGTTTTCTACCCTTAAATCCCTTTCTTTAGAAGATGGTGATTGTCTATGGGTGCGAGGCTTCACTCTGGTAAATAACGGCATTGTAGCGAGCAAGTCCCGCTTCGAGATCAGTGATCAGCTCGTCAACGTTTTCTAGACCAATGTGTAGTCGTATCAGCGTGCCATCAAAGTGAGGGTGAGAAACCGAACGTAAACGGTCAAAACTGTTGGGCTCATTGGCTAAAATTAAGCTCTCAAATCCACCCCAAGAGTAACCCATGCTGAAATGCTTCATACCATCGAGTAGGGCGGTGGTGGCTGCTTTGTTACAGGTTTTAAGCACAAATGAGAACAGCCCATTTCCCCCCGTGAAATCACGTTTGAAAAACTCATGTCCTGGACAAGTTTCTAACCCAGGATGGCGAACATGGTCAACTTCAGGGCGGGTTTGTAACCATTTTGCCACTTTGAGGCTGCTCTCCGCGTGCTGACGTAAGCGCACATCTAATGTACGAATACCTCTTAGAGCGAGGTAAGCATCATCCGCGGAAACACATTGTCCCATCAGGTAGCTTTGTTCGCGCAGCTGATCCCAGCATTTTTGATTGGCAACCGCGGTCCCTAGCATCACGTCAGAGTGGCCAACAATGTACTTGGTTGCAGCCTGAATCGAGATATCAACTCCATGGTCAAAGGGTGAAAAATTCACACCGGCTCCCCAGGTGTTATCAAGCATAACAATAATGTCATGCTGATGAGCAACACGAGCAAGGGTTGGGACATCTTGTACTTCCATGGTAATTGAACCGGGTGATTCAAGGAAAAGTACCTTAGTATTGGGCTGGATAAGGTTTTCTATTTCCGCACCGATTGTTGCAGGGAAGTAAGTGGTTTCTACGCCCATTTTCTTCATGATTTTGTCACAAAAATCGCGGGTGGGCTCATAACAGGTATCTACCATCAAAATATGATCACCACTTTCGACAAAAGCCAATATGGAGTTAGAAATTGCTGCCGTGCCACAAGGGTAGAGTGCACATCCTACCCCTCCTTCAATTTCGACCATCGCATCTTGAAGGGCAAAATGGGTATTGGTACCGCGGCGACCATAAAACAAGGTTTTGTTTGCGCGATTGGTAATGGCATGGTTTTTCTCAGCAACGGTATTAAACACTACCGTTGAGGCGCGTTGTACTGGCGGGTTTACCACCCCATTTGTCCATTTGTCTTTGCGTCCGGCGGTGACAAACGTGGTCTGCTTGCTTTGTGACATGTGTAATCCTTGTCGATGATCGATAGCCATATTTAAAACATGCTCTTAGCGACAAAGCAAGGCTAAGCGTTAGAGTGTTTAGCCATAAGATATCAGACCGAGGCTTAGCTCGGTCTGATGTTGCTATAAGAGAGGATTGAATAGATAGAAGGTTCTTTCCAGAAAGCGCGAGAAAATCGAACGTTCTCGCCAATCCGACAATGCGACGGTATGAGATTGCGCGAT
This is a stretch of genomic DNA from Vibrio panuliri. It encodes these proteins:
- a CDS encoding cystathionine beta-lyase — translated: MSQSKQTTFVTAGRKDKWTNGVVNPPVQRASTVVFNTVAEKNHAITNRANKTLFYGRRGTNTHFALQDAMVEIEGGVGCALYPCGTAAISNSILAFVESGDHILMVDTCYEPTRDFCDKIMKKMGVETTYFPATIGAEIENLIQPNTKVLFLESPGSITMEVQDVPTLARVAHQHDIIVMLDNTWGAGVNFSPFDHGVDISIQAATKYIVGHSDVMLGTAVANQKCWDQLREQSYLMGQCVSADDAYLALRGIRTLDVRLRQHAESSLKVAKWLQTRPEVDHVRHPGLETCPGHEFFKRDFTGGNGLFSFVLKTCNKAATTALLDGMKHFSMGYSWGGFESLILANEPNSFDRLRSVSHPHFDGTLIRLHIGLENVDELITDLEAGLARYNAVIYQSEASHP
- a CDS encoding DNA-3-methyladenine glycosylase I, whose protein sequence is MEVTKCAWALKHPLELAYHDTEWGVPVYDDRTLFEFITLEGAQAGLSWITILKKREGYQQAFEDYDLKKLAVQTEARVEEIIAQFDVVKHRGKIASVFSNAQAALELIDEYGSLSNALWQFVDHKPIVNHWDEMSDVPVSSAESKAMSKFLKKRGFKFVGETICYAFMQATGMVDDHLTHCPIKGQHSSS
- a CDS encoding efflux RND transporter permease subunit, coding for MNNKVDAPQSDDDVTGIAAYFIRNRVISWMIALIFLIGGVASFFGLGRLEDPAFTIKDAMVVTSYPGATPQQVEEEVTYPIEKAIQQLTYVDEINSISSRGLSQITVTMKNNYGPDDLPQIWDELRRKVNDLKGALPPGVNDPQVIDDFGDVYGILLAVTGEGYSYKELLDYVDYLRRELELVDGVSKVSVTGEQQEQVFIEISMKRLSSLGLAPTTVFNLLSTQNVVSTAGAVRIGSEYIRIHPTGEFENVDQLGDLIITESGAQGLIYLRDVAEIKRGYIDVPTNVITFNGRVALNVGVSFAQGVNVVKVGERFDRRLAELKYQQPVGVAISEIYSQPKEVDKSVRGFVVSLGQAVAIVIIVLLFFMGLRSGLLIGLILLLTVLGTFIFMKYYQIDLQRISLGALVIALGMLVDNAIVVVEGILIGTQKGRTRLQAATDIVTQTKWPLLGATVIAVTAFAPIGLSEDSTGEYCGTLFTVLLISLMLSWFTAISLTPFFADLFFKGQKAPQGGEDSDPYNGMIFVVYKGFLQFCMKRAWMTMIVLVVGLAASIYGFTHVKQSFFPSSTTPIFQADIWLPEGTDIRATNTKLTALESWISDQQGVEHVTTTAGKGLQRFMLTYAPEKSYAAYGEITTRVENYEMLADLMTRFRQHLEQNFPEINYKLKQIELGPGGGAKIEARVIGSDPTVLRSIAAQVEAIMHADPGATNIRHDWRQRTKVLEPQFNESQARRYGITKSDVDDFLAMSFSGKGVGVYRDGTTLMPIVARLPEDERVDIRNIEGMKIWSPALSEYIPLQQVTLGYEMLWEDPIIVRKDRKRMLTVMADPDILGEETAATLQKRIQKQVEAIELPPGYSFEWGGEYESSGDAQASLFTTMPLGYLFMFLITVFLFNSVKEPLIVWCTVPLAIIGVTTGLLALNTPFGFMALLGFLSLSGMVLKNGIVLLDQINIEIGAGKEPYTAVVEAALSRVRPVCMAAITTILGMVPLLPDIFFKPMAVTIMFGLGFATVLTLIVVPVLYRLFHRVAIPS